One Paraburkholderia sp. IMGN_8 DNA window includes the following coding sequences:
- the hutG gene encoding N-formylglutamate deformylase has protein sequence MTASSTLTTPPVFTLHRGSLPLLISIPHLGTQIPADIAATMTPVAQRTDDCDWHLDRLYAFAKRMGASILSPSYARYVIDLNRPPDGANLYPGQDTTGLLPVDTFDKEPLYREGHLPTDAEVARRRDAYWKPYHDALAGELVALKAKHGKVLLWEAHSIRSHVPRFFEGRLPDFNFGTSNGTSAVAGLGEELAAVVERHGGYSAVANGRFKGGYITRQYGQPAQGVHAVQLELSQITYMEEQMPYAYDETLAAKVEPLLEKLVTTALDRIASA, from the coding sequence ATGACTGCTTCGTCGACTTTAACTACTCCGCCGGTTTTCACGTTGCATCGAGGAAGCCTGCCGCTGCTGATTTCGATCCCGCATCTGGGCACGCAAATCCCCGCCGACATCGCCGCGACGATGACGCCCGTCGCGCAGCGTACCGACGACTGCGACTGGCACCTCGACCGTCTGTATGCGTTCGCGAAGCGCATGGGCGCGTCGATCCTGTCGCCTTCGTACGCGCGCTATGTGATCGACCTGAACCGTCCGCCTGATGGCGCGAATCTCTATCCGGGGCAGGACACCACCGGTTTGCTGCCGGTCGATACGTTCGACAAGGAACCGCTGTACCGCGAAGGCCATCTGCCGACCGACGCCGAAGTCGCGCGCCGGCGCGATGCGTACTGGAAGCCGTATCACGACGCACTGGCAGGCGAACTCGTCGCGTTGAAGGCGAAGCACGGCAAGGTGCTGCTGTGGGAAGCCCATTCGATCCGCTCGCACGTGCCGCGCTTTTTCGAAGGACGTCTGCCGGATTTCAACTTCGGCACGTCCAACGGGACGAGTGCGGTGGCGGGACTGGGCGAGGAATTGGCCGCTGTGGTCGAACGGCATGGCGGTTATTCGGCGGTCGCGAACGGGCGCTTCAAGGGCGGCTATATCACGCGCCAGTATGGGCAGCCGGCGCAGGGCGTGCACGCGGTGCAGCTCGAGTTGTCACAGATTACGTATATGGAAGAACAGATGCCGTATGCATACGACGAAACGCTGGCCGCGAAGGTCGAGCCTTTGCTGGAAAAATTGGTGACGACGGCGTTGGACCGGATCGCCTCGGCCTGA
- a CDS encoding NAD-dependent epimerase/dehydratase family protein — translation MKIFITGASGFIGGSIAAHLVRAGHHVRGLIRKPEHAAELHRLGIEPVIGTLDDRALLISEAHAADAVINAASSDHEGAVKALIEGLNGSGKPFLHTSGSSIVGDASGGEAGGARIYHEDTLPEPTADKAARVAIDQLVLNAAQQNIRSAVLCNTLIYGHGAVAGSASVQLPRLVRQAQKSGVVRHVGSGGNIWSNVHIDDVAELYRLALENTPAGTFYFVESGEASFRDMSAAIARVLKLGAPQDWPLEEAQKEWGYEMASYGLGSNSRVRGERARKLLGWQPRRTSVIDWIEHDMMSPKGTSFGAPPKGTSFGA, via the coding sequence TTGAAGATTTTCATCACAGGTGCAAGCGGCTTTATCGGCGGTTCCATCGCGGCTCATCTGGTGCGCGCCGGCCATCACGTGCGCGGTTTGATCCGTAAGCCCGAACACGCCGCCGAACTGCATCGCCTCGGCATCGAACCCGTGATCGGCACGCTCGACGACCGCGCGCTGCTGATTAGCGAAGCGCACGCGGCGGACGCCGTCATCAATGCCGCGAGCAGCGACCACGAAGGCGCCGTCAAAGCGCTGATCGAGGGCCTTAACGGCTCGGGCAAGCCGTTTCTGCATACGAGCGGCTCGAGCATCGTCGGCGATGCGTCGGGCGGCGAAGCGGGCGGAGCGCGCATCTATCACGAAGACACCCTGCCCGAGCCGACCGCGGATAAAGCGGCACGCGTCGCGATCGATCAGCTCGTACTCAATGCGGCGCAACAGAACATCCGCTCGGCCGTGCTGTGCAACACGCTGATCTACGGACACGGTGCGGTGGCCGGCAGCGCCAGCGTGCAGTTGCCGCGGCTCGTGCGCCAGGCGCAGAAGAGCGGCGTCGTGCGGCACGTGGGCAGCGGCGGCAACATCTGGTCGAACGTGCATATCGACGACGTCGCCGAACTCTATCGCCTCGCGTTGGAAAACACGCCGGCGGGCACGTTCTACTTCGTCGAAAGCGGAGAGGCGTCGTTCCGCGACATGAGCGCCGCGATCGCCCGCGTGCTGAAGCTGGGCGCGCCGCAAGACTGGCCGCTGGAAGAAGCGCAGAAGGAATGGGGCTATGAAATGGCGTCGTACGGACTCGGTTCGAACAGCCGGGTGCGCGGTGAGCGCGCGCGCAAACTGCTTGGCTGGCAGCCGAGGCGTACGTCCGTGATCGACTGGATCGAGCACGACATGATGTCCCCCAAGGGGACTTCCTTCGGGGCGCCCCCCAAGGGGACTTCCTTCGGGGCGTAA
- a CDS encoding HutD family protein produces MATVTLIRGADLVAAPWKNGGGVTREVAAFPEGAGLDAFVWRVSVADVAQAGPFSRFVGIDRTLALLSGAGMLLDETDNVNGLKTRALTQPLDIARFAGEAQIDARLVDGATRDFNLMVRRGAAAGEVEVWRGDTQRDLSADVVLLFCASGSVEVQLGNRAQPFSLNADDTLRIDTPQSLSCTVKGAGALLAITIRYAQR; encoded by the coding sequence ATGGCAACCGTGACGCTGATCCGCGGCGCCGACCTGGTGGCGGCGCCGTGGAAGAACGGCGGCGGCGTCACGCGCGAAGTGGCGGCGTTCCCCGAGGGCGCCGGGCTCGATGCATTCGTGTGGCGCGTGAGCGTCGCCGATGTGGCGCAGGCCGGGCCGTTCTCGCGTTTCGTCGGCATCGATCGCACGCTTGCGCTGTTGTCCGGCGCGGGCATGTTGCTCGATGAAACGGACAATGTGAATGGCCTGAAAACGCGTGCATTGACACAGCCACTCGATATCGCACGTTTCGCTGGCGAAGCGCAAATCGACGCGCGTCTGGTCGACGGTGCAACACGCGACTTCAACCTGATGGTGCGGCGTGGCGCGGCGGCGGGAGAGGTCGAAGTATGGCGCGGCGATACGCAACGCGATCTGTCCGCCGACGTGGTGCTGTTGTTTTGCGCAAGCGGTTCGGTTGAAGTTCAGTTGGGCAACCGCGCTCAGCCGTTTTCACTGAACGCAGACGACACGCTACGCATCGACACACCGCAATCACTGTCATGCACAGTCAAAGGCGCGGGCGCATTGCTCGCGATCACCATCCGCTACGCGCAACGATGA
- the hutH gene encoding histidine ammonia-lyase produces MIILKPGYLTLPQLREIAREHVALQLDPASHAAIDACAKAVADIAAKGEPAYGINTGFGRLASTHIPRDQLELLQRNLVLSHAVGVGEPMSRPVVRLLIALKLSSLGRGHSGIRREVMEALITLYNADVLPVIPVKGSVGASGDLAPLAHMSAVLLGVGEVFAKGERMPATEGLALVGLKPLTLQAKEGLALLNGTQASTALALYNMFAIEDLYRTALVAGALSVDAAAGSVKPFDARIHELRGHQGQIEAATAYRSLLEGSGINVSHADCDKVQDPYSLRCQPQVMGACLDQMRHAADVLLIEANAVSDNPLIFPDTGEVLSGGNFHAEPVAFAADNLALAAAEIGALAERRIALLIDATLSGLPPFLVRDGGVNSGFMIAHVTAAALASENKTLAHPASVDSLPTSANQEDHVSMATFAARKLGDIAENTANILSIELLAAAQGVDLRAPHKTSPSLQKVMDTVRKDVAHYELDHYFAPDIAAVTRLVQSGTIARHSPFSFASEQ; encoded by the coding sequence ATGATCATTCTGAAGCCCGGCTACCTGACCCTCCCGCAACTGCGCGAGATCGCACGCGAACACGTCGCGCTGCAACTCGATCCCGCCAGCCATGCCGCTATCGACGCCTGCGCCAAGGCCGTTGCCGACATCGCCGCTAAGGGCGAGCCGGCGTATGGCATCAACACGGGTTTCGGGCGCCTCGCCAGCACGCACATTCCGCGCGACCAGCTCGAACTGCTGCAACGCAATCTGGTACTGTCGCACGCGGTCGGCGTGGGTGAGCCGATGTCGCGTCCGGTTGTGCGTCTGTTGATCGCGCTGAAGCTGTCGAGCCTCGGCCGCGGGCACTCGGGCATCCGCCGCGAAGTGATGGAAGCGCTGATTACGCTGTACAACGCCGACGTGCTGCCGGTGATTCCGGTCAAGGGTTCGGTCGGCGCATCGGGCGACCTCGCGCCGCTCGCGCATATGTCGGCAGTGTTGCTCGGCGTCGGCGAAGTGTTCGCGAAGGGCGAGCGCATGCCGGCTACCGAGGGTCTCGCCCTTGTCGGCCTGAAGCCGCTCACCTTGCAAGCGAAGGAAGGTCTTGCGCTGCTGAACGGCACGCAGGCATCGACCGCGCTCGCGCTGTACAACATGTTCGCAATCGAAGACCTGTACCGCACCGCGCTGGTCGCGGGCGCCTTGTCGGTGGACGCAGCAGCGGGTTCGGTCAAGCCGTTCGACGCGCGCATCCACGAATTGCGCGGTCATCAAGGTCAGATCGAAGCGGCAACCGCCTACCGTTCGCTGCTGGAAGGTTCTGGGATCAACGTCTCGCACGCCGATTGCGATAAGGTGCAGGACCCGTACAGCCTGCGCTGCCAGCCGCAAGTCATGGGCGCATGTCTGGACCAGATGCGGCATGCCGCCGACGTGCTGCTGATCGAAGCGAACGCCGTCTCCGACAACCCGCTGATTTTCCCGGACACCGGCGAAGTGCTGTCGGGCGGTAACTTCCACGCGGAACCGGTCGCGTTCGCTGCCGACAATCTCGCGCTCGCCGCCGCTGAAATCGGCGCGCTGGCCGAACGCCGCATCGCGCTGCTGATCGACGCGACGCTGTCGGGCCTGCCGCCGTTCCTCGTGCGCGACGGCGGTGTGAATTCGGGCTTCATGATCGCTCACGTGACGGCTGCGGCGCTCGCGTCGGAGAACAAGACGCTCGCGCATCCGGCATCGGTCGATTCGCTGCCCACTTCGGCGAACCAGGAAGATCACGTGTCGATGGCGACCTTCGCCGCGCGCAAGCTCGGCGACATCGCCGAGAACACCGCGAACATTCTGTCGATCGAGTTGCTCGCCGCCGCGCAAGGCGTCGATCTGCGCGCGCCGCACAAGACCAGCCCGAGCCTGCAGAAGGTGATGGACACGGTGCGCAAGGATGTCGCGCATTACGAACTCGATCACTACTTCGCGCCGGATATCGCGGCCGTGACGCGTCTCGTGCAATCCGGCACGATCGCCCGACACAGCCCGTTCTCGTTCGCCTCCGAACAATAA
- the hutI gene encoding imidazolonepropionase, translating to MKQTVWHHLKLCPQGDPQHTLPDAAIAVEDGKIAWLGAASELPAEYAAWPREDLHGAWVSPGLVDCHTHLVYGGQRADEFAQRLAGVSYEEIARQGGGIVSTVRATRAADEDSLFRQSAARLEPLLAEGVTAVEIKSGYGLDLASERKMLRVARRLGERYPVSVYTTFLGAHALPPEFAGRADAYIDEVCNTMLPALAGEGLVDAVDVFCERIGFSLEQSERVFKAAERYRLPVKMHAEQLSNGGGTALAARHHALSADHLEFLDEAGVAAMKEAGTVAVLLPGAYYFIRETQLPPLDLLRRYQVPIAISTDSNPGTSPTTSLLLMMNMATTLFRMTVPEVLQGVTAHAARALGKADTHGSLEVGRAADFAVWSVESLAELAYWIGRPLCARVVRSGETVYTRRELS from the coding sequence ATGAAGCAAACCGTCTGGCATCACCTGAAACTCTGCCCGCAGGGCGACCCCCAACACACGCTGCCCGACGCTGCGATTGCCGTAGAAGACGGCAAGATCGCGTGGCTCGGCGCAGCGTCCGAATTACCCGCTGAATACGCTGCGTGGCCGCGCGAAGATCTGCACGGCGCATGGGTGAGCCCGGGTCTCGTCGATTGCCACACGCATCTGGTGTACGGCGGTCAGCGCGCCGACGAGTTCGCGCAGCGCCTGGCTGGCGTGAGCTATGAAGAGATCGCGCGGCAGGGCGGCGGTATCGTCTCCACGGTACGCGCCACGCGTGCCGCCGACGAAGACAGCTTGTTCCGCCAATCCGCCGCGCGGCTCGAACCGCTGCTCGCCGAAGGCGTCACGGCGGTGGAAATCAAATCCGGTTACGGCCTCGACCTCGCCAGCGAGCGCAAGATGCTGCGCGTTGCGCGCCGTCTGGGCGAACGTTATCCGGTGTCGGTCTATACGACATTTCTCGGCGCGCATGCATTGCCGCCTGAATTTGCAGGCCGCGCCGATGCGTACATCGACGAAGTCTGCAACACCATGCTGCCCGCGCTCGCCGGCGAAGGCCTGGTGGATGCGGTCGATGTGTTCTGTGAGCGCATCGGCTTTTCGCTGGAACAAAGCGAGCGCGTGTTCAAAGCAGCCGAGCGCTACAGGTTGCCGGTGAAGATGCATGCCGAGCAGTTGTCGAATGGCGGTGGCACGGCATTGGCGGCGCGCCACCATGCGCTGTCCGCGGATCACCTCGAATTTCTCGACGAAGCGGGCGTCGCCGCAATGAAGGAAGCGGGCACGGTTGCCGTGCTATTGCCAGGCGCGTACTACTTCATTCGCGAGACGCAATTGCCGCCGTTGGATCTGCTGCGGCGCTATCAGGTGCCGATCGCGATTTCGACCGACAGCAACCCTGGCACGTCGCCCACTACATCGCTGCTGCTGATGATGAACATGGCGACCACGCTGTTCCGCATGACCGTGCCCGAAGTGCTGCAGGGCGTGACGGCGCACGCGGCGCGCGCGCTCGGCAAAGCGGATACGCACGGCTCGCTGGAAGTGGGGCGTGCGGCGGATTTCGCCGTATGGTCGGTCGAGTCGCTGGCGGAGCTGGCTTACTGGATTGGGCGTCCGTTGTGCGCGCGGGTCGTGCGCTCGGGCGAGACGGTTTATACGCGGCGTGAATTGAGCTAA
- the hutU gene encoding urocanate hydratase produces the protein MNNPKHIDPRLDPTRTIRAPRGAEKTCKTWIAEAAYRMIQNNLDPEVAEHPHALVVYGGIGRAARNWDCFDQILTSLKDLNEDETLLIQSGKPVGVFRTHADAPRVLLANSNLVPHWATWEHFHELDRKGLMMYGQMTAGSWIYIGSQGIVQGTYETFFSVANQHFNGDPSGRWILTGGLGGMGGAQPLAATMAGFSMIAVECDETRIDFRLKTRYVDKKAATLDEALAMLEEAKKAGKPVSIGLLGNAADVFAECVARGITPDCVTDQTSAHDPIHGYLPQGWNVEDWRERQKTVPDSIVLPAKQSMARQVQAMLTLQERGAATLDYGNNIRQMALEMGVENAFDFPGFVPAYIRPLFCEGKGPFRWVALSGDPEDIYKTDAKVKELIPDDPHLHNWLDMARERIAFQGLPARICWVGVKDRYRLGQAFNEMVRNGELKAPIVIGRDHLDTGSVASPNRETESMKDGSDAVSDWPLLNALLNTAGGASWVSLHHGGGVGMGFSQHSGVVIVADGTDAAARRLGRVLFNDPATGVMRHADAGYELAQETAREAGLNLPMLGR, from the coding sequence ATGAATAACCCGAAACATATCGATCCGCGTCTGGACCCAACCCGCACGATCCGCGCACCGCGCGGTGCGGAAAAGACCTGCAAGACCTGGATTGCGGAAGCCGCGTACCGGATGATCCAGAACAATCTGGACCCGGAAGTCGCCGAGCATCCGCATGCGCTGGTCGTGTACGGCGGCATCGGCCGTGCCGCGCGTAACTGGGACTGTTTCGATCAGATCCTGACATCGCTGAAGGACCTGAACGAAGACGAGACGCTGCTGATTCAATCGGGTAAGCCGGTCGGCGTGTTCCGCACTCACGCGGACGCGCCGCGCGTGCTGCTGGCGAATTCGAATCTGGTGCCGCATTGGGCGACGTGGGAACACTTCCACGAACTCGATCGCAAGGGTTTGATGATGTACGGCCAGATGACCGCCGGCAGCTGGATCTACATCGGCAGCCAGGGCATCGTGCAGGGCACCTACGAGACGTTCTTCTCGGTGGCGAACCAGCATTTCAACGGCGACCCGTCGGGCCGCTGGATTCTGACGGGCGGTCTCGGCGGCATGGGCGGCGCGCAGCCGCTCGCGGCGACGATGGCGGGCTTCTCGATGATCGCCGTCGAATGCGACGAGACGCGCATCGACTTCCGTCTGAAGACGCGTTACGTCGACAAGAAAGCGGCGACGCTCGACGAAGCGCTCGCGATGCTCGAAGAAGCGAAGAAGGCGGGCAAGCCGGTGTCGATCGGTCTGCTCGGCAATGCCGCTGACGTGTTCGCGGAATGCGTGGCGCGCGGCATCACGCCGGATTGCGTGACCGACCAGACGAGCGCGCACGATCCGATCCACGGCTACCTGCCGCAAGGCTGGAATGTCGAAGACTGGCGCGAGCGTCAGAAGACGGTGCCGGACAGCATCGTGCTGCCCGCCAAGCAATCGATGGCCAGGCAGGTGCAGGCGATGCTGACGCTGCAGGAACGCGGCGCGGCCACGCTCGACTACGGCAACAACATCCGTCAGATGGCGCTGGAAATGGGCGTCGAAAATGCGTTCGATTTCCCGGGCTTCGTGCCGGCGTATATCCGCCCGTTGTTTTGCGAAGGCAAGGGCCCGTTCCGCTGGGTCGCGCTGTCGGGCGATCCGGAAGACATCTATAAGACCGATGCGAAGGTCAAGGAACTGATCCCCGACGATCCGCATCTGCACAACTGGCTCGACATGGCGCGCGAACGTATCGCGTTCCAGGGCCTGCCGGCGCGGATCTGCTGGGTCGGCGTGAAGGATCGTTATCGTCTGGGCCAGGCGTTCAACGAAATGGTCAGGAACGGCGAGCTGAAGGCGCCGATCGTGATCGGCCGCGATCACCTCGACACCGGTTCGGTGGCGAGCCCGAATCGCGAAACCGAATCGATGAAGGACGGCTCGGATGCGGTCAGCGACTGGCCGTTGCTCAACGCATTGCTGAACACGGCAGGCGGCGCATCGTGGGTCTCGCTGCATCATGGCGGTGGCGTCGGCATGGGCTTCAGCCAGCACTCGGGTGTGGTGATCGTCGCGGACGGCACCGATGCGGCAGCCAGGCGCCTCGGCCGCGTGCTGTTCAACGATCCGGCCACCGGCGTGATGCGTCACGCGGATGCGGGCTATGAACTCGCGCAGGAAACGGCGCGCGAGGCAGGCCTGAATCTGCCGATGCTGGGCCGTTGA
- the hutC gene encoding histidine utilization repressor: MNAPAYQGIKDFILGRIHAGEWAEGDQVPSENELAREFNVARMTVNRALRELTSEQVLTRVQGSGTFVARPKYESTLVAIRSISDEIVARGHRYQANVLHIGASIADEALAEEMQVSAGSPVFHSRVLHFENDEPVQLEERWVNPAVAPEYALQDFTNTTPNQYLVRVAPLQRVEYRIEALAADADTRQLLTMDELEPCLVLHRRTWSQSQVASVANLWHPGSRYRFTGHF, from the coding sequence ATGAACGCACCGGCCTATCAGGGCATCAAGGACTTCATCCTCGGCCGCATCCATGCGGGCGAATGGGCTGAAGGCGACCAGGTGCCCTCCGAAAACGAGCTCGCGCGCGAATTCAACGTCGCGCGCATGACGGTCAACCGCGCGTTGCGCGAGTTGACCTCGGAGCAGGTCCTTACGCGTGTGCAGGGTTCGGGCACTTTCGTGGCCCGCCCCAAGTACGAATCGACGCTGGTGGCGATCCGCAGCATCTCCGACGAAATCGTCGCGCGCGGTCATCGTTATCAGGCGAACGTGCTGCACATCGGCGCGAGCATCGCCGACGAAGCGCTCGCCGAGGAAATGCAGGTGAGCGCGGGCAGCCCGGTGTTTCATTCGCGCGTGCTGCATTTCGAAAACGACGAGCCGGTGCAGCTCGAAGAGCGCTGGGTCAATCCGGCGGTCGCGCCCGAGTATGCGCTGCAGGACTTCACCAACACGACGCCGAACCAGTATCTGGTGCGCGTCGCGCCGCTGCAGCGTGTCGAATACCGCATCGAAGCGTTGGCCGCGGACGCTGATACGCGGCAGTTGCTGACCATGGATGAGCTCGAACCATGCCTCGTGCTGCATCGGCGCACGTGGTCGCAAAGCCAGGTCGCTTCCGTTGCCAATCTCTGGCATCCCGGCAGCCGCTATCGTTTCACCGGACATTTCTGA
- a CDS encoding LysR family transcriptional regulator, with the protein MKTSTDELLVLVTVIDSGSITAAAEKLQQTVSGVSRALTRLEKKLDTALVRRTTRRLQLTEEGEAFLQRARAILEAMEEAEESVTRGRERPSGRLRVDAASPFMLHCIAPYMKAFSALYPEIRLELTSNERIVDLLEQKVDIAIRIGALQDSTLHARALGSSKLRVLASPAYLAEYGEPRSVDALHSHRLIGFTAPEHLNRWPLREGGKGRAGSLKIEPSITASSGETLRQLALSGWGIACLADFMTTADVREERLVPILESVLLDERQPVSAVYYQSASLAGRVQCFLDFMAARVRL; encoded by the coding sequence ATGAAAACTTCAACAGACGAGTTATTGGTGTTGGTGACGGTGATCGACAGCGGCTCGATTACCGCGGCTGCGGAGAAATTGCAGCAGACGGTATCCGGCGTGAGCCGCGCCCTGACGCGCCTCGAAAAGAAACTCGACACCGCGCTGGTGCGGCGTACGACGCGCCGTTTGCAGTTGACCGAAGAGGGCGAAGCCTTCCTGCAGCGCGCCCGGGCCATTCTCGAGGCGATGGAAGAGGCCGAGGAGTCCGTCACACGCGGACGCGAGCGTCCCTCGGGACGTTTGCGCGTGGACGCGGCGTCGCCGTTCATGCTCCATTGCATCGCGCCGTATATGAAGGCGTTTTCGGCGCTGTATCCGGAGATCCGTCTGGAGTTGACCAGCAACGAGCGGATTGTCGATCTGCTCGAACAGAAGGTGGATATCGCGATCCGGATCGGCGCGTTGCAGGATTCGACCTTGCATGCGCGGGCCTTGGGCAGCAGCAAGCTGAGGGTGCTCGCGAGTCCGGCGTATCTGGCCGAATATGGCGAACCGCGCTCAGTGGATGCGTTGCACTCGCATCGGCTGATCGGCTTCACCGCGCCGGAGCATCTGAACCGCTGGCCGTTGCGGGAGGGCGGAAAGGGTCGCGCCGGGTCGCTGAAGATCGAGCCGTCGATCACCGCGTCGAGCGGCGAAACGCTGCGGCAGTTGGCCTTGTCGGGGTGGGGCATTGCGTGCCTGGCCGACTTCATGACCACCGCCGATGTACGCGAAGAACGGCTGGTGCCGATTCTCGAAAGCGTGCTGCTGGACGAGCGGCAGCCGGTGAGCGCAGTGTATTACCAGAGCGCGTCGCTGGCGGGACGGGTGCAGTGTTTTCTGGACTTTATGGCGGCGCGGGTGAGGCTTTAG
- a CDS encoding formimidoylglutamate deiminase: MTQSKQSLFADHAYLPDGWRRNVLLEWDATGTLTSVTADTAAAPAGVQKAAGPVLPGMPNLHSHAFQRAMAGLTEYRANATDNFWSWRDLMYRFAARITPEGLASVAQWLYIEMLKAGYTSVCEFHYVHHTPDGSRYANQAELAQRVVDAASASGIGMTMLPVLYQYSGFGSRAPREDQQRFINTPDSLLDLLGTLRAARPENAALRYGVAPHSLRAVSADSLRALLGGIDARAPVHIHIAEQTAEVDACLETEGARPVQWLLDRFDVDSRWCLVHATHVDANETLALAKSGAVAGLCLTTEANLGDGIFPAHEYLEAQGRIGVGSDSHIGVDWRAELRLLEYGQRLTRRQRNVLASAQATHVADRLFDAALEGGAHATGRTVGALQAGRRADWLVLDADHSSIAEHAPHAWLSGVVFCEHGETPIRDVYAGGDKVVDNRRHRDEEGAYARYRVALADLLK, from the coding sequence ATGACGCAATCGAAGCAATCGCTATTCGCCGACCATGCGTACCTGCCGGATGGCTGGCGCCGCAATGTGCTGCTGGAGTGGGACGCTACTGGCACACTGACCTCGGTCACGGCCGATACGGCCGCTGCGCCTGCGGGCGTGCAAAAAGCAGCGGGTCCCGTACTGCCAGGCATGCCGAATCTGCACTCGCACGCCTTTCAGCGCGCGATGGCCGGCCTCACTGAATATCGCGCGAACGCCACCGACAATTTCTGGAGCTGGCGCGATCTGATGTATCGCTTTGCCGCGCGGATCACGCCGGAAGGGCTCGCGTCGGTCGCGCAGTGGCTTTACATCGAAATGCTGAAGGCGGGCTATACGTCGGTCTGCGAATTCCACTATGTGCATCACACCCCTGACGGCAGCCGCTACGCGAATCAAGCGGAACTGGCGCAGCGTGTGGTGGATGCCGCGTCGGCGAGCGGCATCGGTATGACGATGCTGCCGGTGCTATATCAGTACAGCGGTTTCGGCTCACGTGCGCCGCGCGAAGATCAGCAGCGCTTCATCAATACGCCGGACAGTCTGCTCGATCTGCTCGGCACCTTGCGCGCGGCGCGTCCCGAAAACGCCGCGTTGCGTTACGGCGTGGCGCCACATTCGTTGCGCGCGGTATCGGCGGATTCGTTGCGTGCGCTGCTTGGCGGCATCGATGCAAGGGCGCCGGTTCATATTCATATCGCCGAGCAAACCGCCGAAGTCGACGCGTGTCTGGAAACCGAGGGCGCGCGGCCGGTGCAATGGCTGCTCGATCGTTTCGATGTCGATAGCCGCTGGTGCCTCGTGCATGCCACGCACGTCGATGCGAACGAAACGCTTGCGCTCGCGAAGAGCGGCGCGGTCGCCGGTTTGTGCTTGACCACCGAAGCCAATCTCGGCGACGGCATTTTCCCGGCGCATGAATATCTCGAAGCGCAAGGGCGCATCGGCGTCGGCTCGGACAGCCATATCGGCGTCGATTGGCGCGCCGAGTTGCGTTTGCTCGAATACGGCCAGCGCCTCACGCGCCGTCAACGCAATGTGCTGGCATCGGCGCAAGCCACGCATGTGGCCGACCGTCTGTTCGACGCCGCGCTCGAAGGCGGCGCGCACGCGACAGGCCGCACGGTCGGCGCGTTGCAGGCCGGCCGGCGCGCCGACTGGCTGGTGCTGGACGCGGATCATTCGAGCATCGCCGAGCACGCGCCGCACGCGTGGCTCTCGGGCGTTGTATTCTGCGAGCATGGCGAGACGCCGATTCGCGACGTCTACGCGGGCGGCGACAAGGTCGTCGACAACCGCCGGCATCGCGACGAAGAGGGCGCTTACGCGCGCTATCGTGTGGCGCTCGCGGACTTGCTGAAGTGA